From Mobula birostris isolate sMobBir1 chromosome 8, sMobBir1.hap1, whole genome shotgun sequence, the proteins below share one genomic window:
- the LOC140202016 gene encoding uncharacterized protein has protein sequence MITDCIIYLLMGFRPHYYRILAVIGVLSNLAAIVTLSRGRCGLSKGVTCYLLAMAVADLLFVIFNIIPKVIYFYYKPPVCNIIKTMSYVSVASSVWLTVAFTLEVAVVSLLSLFTNVPWYFTYKSYICWVSLDFIFSRMWQAFDWGHRVLTPVVPFLLILLLNVVTIRHILMASVARRRLRCQRNREEKDDQEMKNRRRSIILLFTLSASFILLWMTHVVILAVESISMQYFVMTPSYVVGQLVGIMLQSFSSCTNMFIYAITQRKFREEVKNVVKYPFRPILNFCRS, from the exons ATGATAACAGATTGCATAATCTACCTTTTGATGGGCTTTAGACCTCATTACTACCGGATCCTGGCAGTCATTGGAGTTCTGT CTAACTTGGCGGCAATTGTAACTCTATCAAGAGGGCGGTGTGGACTCTCCAAAGGTGTCACTTGCTATCTTCTGGCAATGGCCGTGGCAGATCTACTGTTCGTCATATTTAACATCATTCCCAAAGTGATATATTTCTATTACAAACCCCCTGTGTGCAACATCATAAAGACCATGAGTTACGTGTCTGTGGCTAGTTCTGTCTGGCTCACTGTAGCCTTCACCTTGGAAGTTGCAGTGGTGAGTCTGCTGAGTTTGTTCACCAATGTCCCGTGGTATTTCACGTACAAGTCTTATATCTGCTGGGTATCGCTTGATTTCATATTTTCCCGCATGTGGCAAGCCTTTGACTGGGGGCACCGTGTTTTAACCCCAGTTGTCCCCTTCCTGCTGATCCTGCTGCTCAATGTGGTCACTATTAGGCACATTCTGATGGCCAGTGTAGCCCGCAGGAGACTGAGGTGTCAGCGGAATAGGGAGGAGAAGGACGACCAAGAAATGAAGAATCGAAGAAGATCCATCATTTTGCTGTTCACTTTATCGGCCAGCTTTATCCTGTTATGGATGACACATGTGGTCATTCTTGCAGTTGAGTCGATTTCTATGCAGTATTTCGTAATGACACCTTCGTATGTCGTGGGTCAACTGGTGGGAATAATGCTTCAGTCCTTCAGCTCCTGCACCAACATGTTTATTTATGCCATCACTCAGAGGAAGTTCCGAGAGGAGGTGAAAAATGTTGTGAAATATCCTTTTAGGCCCATCCTGAATTTCTGTAGAAGCTAG